In Risungbinella massiliensis, a single window of DNA contains:
- a CDS encoding acyl-CoA dehydrogenase has protein sequence MQFRLSEEHEMMRKMVRDFALHEVAPTAAERDEEERFDRAIYDQMGELGLTGIPWGEEVGGVGADFLSYVIAVEELSRVCASTGVTLSAHISLASWPLYAYGNDEQKQRFLRPLAEGTKLGAYGLTEPGSGTDAAAMKTTAVRDGDEYVLNGSKIFITNGGEAEIYIVFAVTDPAAKHRGISAFIVEKGTPGFSFGKKEKKLGIRSSPTLEIVMENCRIPASQLLGQEGEGFAIAMKTLDGGRNGIAAQAVGIAQGALDTALAYAKERKQFGKPIADLQAIQFKLADMSTQIEAARLLTYQAAWLEGQQLPYGKASAMAKLFASDTAMKVTTEAVQIFGGYGYTREYPVERMMRDAKITQIYEGTNEIQRVVIAKYLLKE, from the coding sequence ATGCAATTTCGTCTGAGTGAAGAACATGAAATGATGCGAAAGATGGTTCGCGATTTTGCGCTTCATGAGGTAGCTCCTACTGCTGCCGAGCGGGATGAAGAGGAGCGTTTTGATCGTGCGATCTATGATCAGATGGGAGAGCTAGGCCTGACGGGGATTCCTTGGGGGGAAGAAGTTGGTGGGGTAGGAGCCGACTTTCTCAGTTATGTAATCGCAGTCGAAGAGTTATCCCGTGTCTGTGCGTCAACAGGAGTTACCCTTTCTGCTCACATCTCGTTAGCTAGCTGGCCGCTTTATGCCTATGGCAATGACGAACAAAAGCAGCGCTTCTTGCGTCCACTGGCAGAAGGCACAAAACTGGGTGCTTATGGTCTGACGGAACCGGGATCTGGTACGGATGCCGCAGCGATGAAAACGACTGCCGTTCGAGATGGAGATGAGTATGTTCTGAATGGTAGCAAAATTTTCATTACCAATGGTGGGGAAGCAGAGATCTACATTGTCTTTGCCGTGACAGATCCAGCAGCGAAACATCGTGGTATCAGTGCTTTTATTGTGGAGAAAGGAACACCTGGTTTTTCCTTTGGCAAGAAAGAGAAGAAGCTGGGTATTCGTTCCTCCCCAACCCTCGAAATTGTGATGGAAAACTGCCGCATACCAGCTAGCCAGCTCCTAGGGCAAGAAGGAGAAGGATTTGCCATTGCCATGAAAACCTTAGATGGTGGTAGAAATGGTATTGCTGCTCAAGCAGTTGGAATTGCTCAAGGGGCTTTGGATACAGCACTTGCCTATGCTAAAGAGAGAAAACAATTTGGAAAACCAATCGCTGATTTACAAGCGATTCAGTTCAAATTGGCAGATATGTCGACACAGATCGAAGCAGCTCGTCTTCTTACTTATCAAGCAGCTTGGTTAGAGGGTCAACAGCTTCCATATGGCAAAGCTTCTGCGATGGCGAAGTTATTTGCTTCTGATACTGCGATGAAAGTTACTACCGAGGCAGTACAAATTTTTGGAGGATATGGCTATACGCGTGAGTATCCAGTAGAACGTATGATGAGGGATGCCAAAATTACACAGATCTATGAAGGAACCAATGAGATTCAGCGCGTTGTAATCGCGAAGTATCTCTTGAAAGAATAG